One stretch of Passer domesticus isolate bPasDom1 chromosome 2, bPasDom1.hap1, whole genome shotgun sequence DNA includes these proteins:
- the GPR82 gene encoding probable G-protein coupled receptor 82 — translation MNNSSCLQPSPATTVALPILYSCLFPAGIFGNILILSVWVFSQKTPTRRTQYIYLANLVTANLLVCSTMPFLAVYFAEGHRWPYESAACRLTHHLGTLVMHVSMYVTITILCSIALSQYATLKKNCGPQHSPALPGTFQGRLLHKFQRPKFARYFCVVIWLIVLCITVTAIIYNVQETVSGEFPTCYNIKVEAGEHPAMIAAFLATVCFFLFFMTVLWSYYSLTRHLNRIQENTCIEEKHLIYRTVKRNILVIQMILTVCFLPYHIFRPIFYVLLTDDDCPRLNYLVEIKNLLTCLAATKSSLDPVITLLLDKTFKKSFYGLFTKCTSEHQERNDDIFPEMGRNMERFS, via the coding sequence CCATCCTCTACTCCTGCCTGTTTCCTGCTGGAATCTTTGGCAACATTCTGATTCTGAGTGTCTGGGTATTTTCACAGAAAACGCCCACCCGAAGGACACAGTACATTTACCTGGCCAACCTGGTGACTGCAAATCTGCTGGTTTGCAGCACCATGCCCTTCCTGGCTGTCTACTTTGCCGAGGGGCACCGCTGGCCCTACGAGTCGGCGGCGTGCAGGCTCACCCATCACCTGGGGACGCTGGTGATGCACGTCAGCATGTACGTGACCATCACCATCCTGTGCTCCATTGCCCTCAGCCAGTATGCCACGCTGAAGAAGAACTGTGGCCCACAAcactccccagctctgccaggaaccTTCCAAGGGCGCTTGCTGCACAAGTTCCAGCGGCCGAAATTCGCTAGATATTTTTGCGTCGTTATCTGGCTGATTGTGCTCTGCATTACAGTCACAGCCATCATCTACAACGTCCAGGAGACGGTTTCAGGAGAGTTCCCTACATGCTACAACATCAAGGTAGAAGCTGGTGAGCATCCTGCAATGATTGCAGCTTTTCTTGCAACTGTgtgcttttttctgttttttatgACTGTTTTGTGGTCGTACTATTCTCTTACTAGACATCTGAACCGAATACAAGAAAACACCTGTATTGAAGAAAAACATCTCATTTACAGAACAGTGAAAAGAAACATTCTTGTCATCCAGATGATATTAACTGTCTGTTTTCTTCCATACCACATTTTTAGGCCAATTTTCTATGTGCTGCTTACAGATGATGACTGTCCAAGGTTAAACTATCTAGTGGAAATTAAAAATCTCCTTACTTGTCTTGCTGCTACTAAAAGCAGTTTAGATCCAGTTATAACCCTTCTGTTAGATAAAACATTTAAGAAAAGTTTTTATGGCCTGTTTACAAAATGCACATCAGAACATCAAGAACGTAATGATGATATTTTCCCTGAAATGGGAAGAAAtatggaaagattttcatag